A window from Cryptomeria japonica chromosome 1, Sugi_1.0, whole genome shotgun sequence encodes these proteins:
- the LOC131034442 gene encoding glyoxylase I 4-like, with protein MVNSVLRKPLPLTSLNHISLVCKSVEESINFYENVLGFVPIKRPGSFGFDGAWLFNYGVGIHLLQCDNTDNLPRKSEIDPMDNHISFQCESMEAVERIIEEMKIKYVKRRVEEGGLYIDQIFMHDPDGFMIEMCNCENLPVVPLGSSACLRLPSVIKQSNSKQSLLKLSSNTEHREGFPIYG; from the exons ATGGTTAACTCTGTACTAAGGAAGCCGCTGCCCTTGACTTCTTTAAATCACATATCTCTTGTCTGCAAATCTGTAGAGGAATCAATCAATTTCTATGAAAATGTGTTGGGTTTTGTTCCAATCAAGAGGCCTGGGTCCTTCGGCTTTGATGGAGCCTG GTTGTTTAATTATGGAGTGGGCATACATCTGCTGCAATGTGACAACACAGACAATTTGCCCAGGAAATCAGAAATTGATCCAATGGATAATCACATTTCATTTCAG TGTGAAAGTATGGAAGCAGTGGAGAGGATAATAGAGGAAATGAAGATAAAGTACGTGAAGAGAAGAGTGGAGGAAGGGGGATTATATATTGACCAGATATTTATGCATGATCCAGATGGTTTCATGATCGAGATGTGTAACTGTGAGAATCTGCCGGTTGTGCCATTGGGATCTTCTGCCTGTCTGAGATTACCATCCGTCATTAAACAGAGCAATAGTAAACAATCTCTGTTAAAACTTTCAAGCAATACAGAACATCGCGAAGGCTTTCCCATCTACGGCTAA